From one Pirellulales bacterium genomic stretch:
- a CDS encoding MerR family transcriptional regulator, with translation MTIAAGADAAELAGLRVAVVGRLAGMSKRDVQQLIRQRGGLLVQLPETATTDLSTESTTPSAETNSPAAAGDVQLVVVGEDVAVTADPGAPDFFDDNMRAVIEAGQVEVIGESEFWQRLGLVDDEQNIRRLYTPAMLAELIGVPVAVVRRWHRRGLIQPAREVRRLPYFDFQEVATARRLAELLAAGVSPAAIERKLTELARYVPHIQRPLAQLSVIVRGSRLLLRQGDGLIGPGGQLFFDFDSLPQDSSVASAAGEANSTEINPPAPRTISLADALRSTAAPLGPDELLALAADLEDEGNLAAAVEAYRAYAAAAGPRAAVCFAMAELFYRLGDISAARERYYMAIELDEDLVEARANLGCVLAELGEHELAVAALEGALAIHSGYADAHFHLARTLDELHRDDEALNHWREFLLLAPESPWASAARERLQHVGDAP, from the coding sequence ATGACAATCGCTGCCGGCGCCGATGCCGCCGAGTTAGCCGGGCTGCGCGTGGCCGTGGTCGGCCGCCTGGCCGGAATGTCAAAGCGCGATGTCCAGCAGCTTATTCGCCAGCGCGGCGGCCTATTGGTGCAGTTGCCAGAGACGGCGACCACCGATCTCTCGACCGAGTCCACCACGCCATCCGCGGAGACAAATTCTCCAGCAGCCGCTGGCGACGTGCAATTGGTTGTCGTGGGAGAGGACGTGGCCGTTACGGCCGATCCGGGCGCGCCCGATTTCTTTGACGATAACATGCGGGCCGTCATCGAGGCAGGCCAGGTGGAAGTGATTGGCGAAAGCGAATTCTGGCAGCGCCTGGGCTTGGTCGACGATGAGCAAAACATCCGCCGTTTGTACACGCCGGCGATGCTGGCCGAATTGATCGGCGTGCCCGTGGCGGTGGTCCGCCGGTGGCATCGTCGCGGACTGATCCAACCGGCGCGGGAAGTGCGCCGGTTGCCGTATTTTGATTTTCAGGAAGTCGCCACGGCCCGGCGCTTAGCCGAGTTGCTTGCCGCAGGCGTTTCACCCGCGGCCATCGAACGCAAGCTGACCGAGCTGGCCCGTTACGTGCCGCACATCCAACGTCCGCTGGCGCAACTTTCTGTGATTGTGCGCGGCAGCCGGCTGCTGCTGCGCCAAGGCGACGGTTTGATTGGCCCCGGCGGCCAGTTGTTTTTCGATTTCGATTCGTTGCCGCAAGATTCCAGCGTCGCTTCGGCTGCCGGAGAAGCGAATTCAACCGAAATAAACCCACCGGCGCCGCGGACTATTTCACTGGCAGATGCGCTGCGCTCCACCGCCGCGCCGCTGGGACCGGACGAATTGCTCGCTTTGGCCGCCGACTTGGAAGACGAGGGCAACCTGGCGGCGGCGGTGGAAGCTTATCGGGCTTATGCGGCGGCCGCCGGACCCCGCGCAGCCGTTTGTTTTGCCATGGCCGAGTTGTTCTATCGGTTGGGCGATATTTCCGCCGCTCGGGAACGTTACTACATGGCCATCGAGCTGGACGAAGATTTGGTCGAAGCCCGCGCAAACCTCGGTTGCGTGCTGGCCGAATTGGGCGAGCATGAACTTGCGGTGGCGGCATTAGAAGGCGCTTTGGCCATTCATTCCGGCTATGCCGATGCGCATTTTCATTTAGCCCGCACGCTGGACGAACTGCACCGCGACGACGAAGCCCTGAATCATTGGCGCGAATTCTTGCTGCTGGCGCCCGAAAGCCCCTGGGCGTCGGCGGCTCGGGAAAGATTGCAGCACGTCGGCGACGCGCCTTAA